The proteins below come from a single Xenopus tropicalis strain Nigerian chromosome 9, UCB_Xtro_10.0, whole genome shotgun sequence genomic window:
- the LOC100492971 gene encoding myeloid-associated differentiation marker homolog: MPNLEIDYQYLKSPVGILRFAQVFFSCTSFSLVASVNSYGNTYGSWSMFTWCFCFAVTIIIIALEVTSFCRRVPISWEDFTSAFSMLATLMLFTTSIMYPSVFLRGGCSGRICGCRGAATATSILCFFAYAAEVGLTRAKPGEVGGFLSTVPGLLKVLQSYVACLIFSLLPSIPYGNTGGLQWCVAVYSICFIFTTLIVFLTIGGLLAFLSQHLEKALIGYNILCVAMYITVAIIWPYFFFKDTPSRPDTCQLVSGCKWDNALGVTFLTYFNLVAYIVDLVYSFKMVFITVPA, from the coding sequence ATGCCCAATTTAGAAATAGACTACCAGTATCTGAAATCTCCCGTGGGGATCCTGCGCTTTGCCCAGGTCTTCTTCTCCTGCACCTCCTTTAGTTTGGTGGCCAGCGTTAACTCATATGGCAACACCTatgggagctggagcatgttcaCCTGGTGCTTCTGCTTCGCCGtcactataataataatagcgCTGGAGGTAACAAGCTTTTGCCGCCGTGTCCCCATCTCTTGGGAGGATTTCACCTCAGCCTTCTCCATGCTGGCCACACTTATGCTCTTCACTACTTCCATCATGTATCCGTCTGTCTTCCTCAGGGGTGGGTGCAGCGGCCGCATCTGCGGCTGTCGTGGGGCAGCTACAGCCACCTCCATCTTGTGCTTCTTTGCTTACGCCGCAGAAGTAGGCCTGACTCGGGCCAAACCTGGGGAGGTTGGTGGGTTTCTCTCCACGGTGCCTGGGTTACTCAAGGTCTTACAGTCCTACGTGGCTTGTTTGATCTTCTCCCTCCTTCCAAGCATTCCTTATGGGAACACGGGTGGACTCCAGTGGTGTGTCGCTGTTTACTCCATCTGCTTCATTTTCACCACCCTTATCGTTTTCCTCACCATCGGGGGTCTTTTGGCATTTCTATCCCAGCACCTTGAGAAGGCCCTCATCGGATACAACATCCTGTGTGTAGCCATGTACATCACCGTGGCCATCATCTGGCCTTATTTCTTTTTCAAGGACACCCCAAGCAGGCCAGACACTTGTCAGCTTGTCAGTGGATGCAAATGGGACAATGCCCTCGGAGTGACATTCCTCACCTACTTCAACCTAGTGGCTTACATTGTAGACTTGGTGTACTCCTTCAAAATGGTTTTCATCACTGTCCCGGCCTAA